One Thiocapsa sp. genomic window, GTCCCCGGGGTCGAGATCTCGGTGACCTGGGGCGGTCGCACCGTGCATGTCGTGGGTCTCAATGTCGATCCCGAGAATGTCGCGCTTCAGGCGGGACTGAGCCGGCTGCTCGCCTATCGCGGCTGGCGTGCCGAGGAGATCGGGCGCCGTCTGGCCAAACAGGGCATCGAGGGCGCTTACGAGGGCGCGAAGGCCTTCTCGAACGGTCGTCTTATCGGGCGCACCCATTTCGCCCGCTTCCTGGTTGCGAAGAGCCATGCGCTTGATCTGCGCGATGTCTTCAACCGCTATTTGGTCAACGGCAAGCCCGGTCATGTCAGCGGCGAATGGGCGACACTCGAGGAGGCAACCCGTTGGATCACGGGCGCGGGCGGTCAGGCCGTCATCGCACATCCGGCGCGCTACAAGCTCACGCGCACCCGCCTGCTCAAGCTGCTCGGCGAGTTTCGCGAGTACGGCGGAGTGGGTCTGGAGGTGGTCTCCGGGAGCCACAGCCGGGACGAGGTCTTCAATTTCGGTTGCCTTGCGCGCGACCAGCGCATG contains:
- a CDS encoding PHP domain-containing protein; translation: MTKSPDLHSHSTASDGTLTPDALMQRAFASGVRVIALTDHDTTEGLAEARAAADVLGLRLVPGVEISVTWGGRTVHVVGLNVDPENVALQAGLSRLLAYRGWRAEEIGRRLAKQGIEGAYEGAKAFSNGRLIGRTHFARFLVAKSHALDLRDVFNRYLVNGKPGHVSGEWATLEEATRWITGAGGQAVIAHPARYKLTRTRLLKLLGEFREYGGVGLEVVSGSHSRDEVFNFGCLARDQRMLASAGSDYHGPENPWIDLGRLPALPPACTPIWHDWPEIDEEPSPRRVAVG